The Podospora pseudocomata strain CBS 415.72m chromosome 3, whole genome shotgun sequence genome window below encodes:
- a CDS encoding hypothetical protein (EggNog:ENOG50KOG0255; COG:G; COG:M), giving the protein MAARILNGFFSTVSQAGGLMFIKDMFFFHEQARKINIWASFIVMSPYVGPLFAAFMTETLHWSVPFWVYFGMNVLGMALVVAFLEETYYDRTIPSDQQPARGNRFARLIGTAQWKSRHLRNTFGQACWRTVSVLLKPIVALSCVFYALTFAWAVGINTTLAIFVTPLYGFGPKQVGFFYFTPVVAVALGEATGHWLHDALAKQYIRSHKGHFEPEVRLRAVLLAMPVVIVGLVLIGQCFENQWYFMATSVCWGLYVFGMMITTVALSSYCLDSYPEASGEVSAWLNMARTVGGFIVSYFQVRWAEAQGTKQSFGIQAGICGGAILFIVALIVWGKRLRIWAGPLNFATT; this is encoded by the exons ATGGCGGCCCGTATTCTCAACGGCTTCTTCTCGACAGTCAGCCAGGcaggggggttgatgtttATCAAAGACATGTTTTTCTTTCATGAAcaggcgaggaagatcaACATTTGGGC ATCATTTATTGTCATGTCCCCCTACGTCGGTCCTCTCTTTGCCGCCTTCATGACAGAAACACTACACTGGTCAGTGCCATTTTGGGTGTACTTTGGCATGAATGTGCTGGGAATGGCACTGGTCGTTGCATTTCTGGAAGAGACATACTATGACAGGACCATACCATCGGACCAACAGCCTGCTCGAGGCAACCGTTTTGCCAGACTGATCGGCACCGCCCAATGGAAGTCTCGACATCTCCGCAACACCTTTGGCCAAGCTTGTTGGAGAACCGTCAGTGTGCTTCTCAAGCCAATCGTAGCTCTCTCGTGCGTTTTTTACGCCTTG ACGTTTGCATGGGCGGTGggcatcaacaccacgctGGCCATATTTGTCACCCCACTGTACGGCTTCGGACCAAAACAAGTGGGATTCTTCTATTTCACCCCGGTGGTTGCTGTGGCACTGGGGGAGGCAACAGGCCACTGGCTGCATGACGCTCTCGCCAAGCAGTACATCCGCTCTCACAAGGGACATTTCGAGCCCGAGGTGCGCCTGCGAGCCGTACTTCTGGCAATGCCGGTTGTCATAGTCGGCCTAGTTCTCATCGGGCAGTGCTTTGAGAACCAGTGGTACTTCATGGCCACCAGCGTCTGCTGGGGCCTTTATGTTTTCGGCATGATGATCACCACAGTAGCACTGAGTAGTTACTGCCTTGATAGCTACCCGGAGGCATCTGGCGAGGTTTCGGCGTGGCTCAACATGGCCCGGACTGTCGGAGGGTTTATCGTCAGCTATTTTCAGGTCAGATGGGCCGAAGCGCAGGGAACGAAGCAGAGCTTCGGGATCCAGGCTGGCATCTGCGGCGGTGCTATTTTGTTCATTGTCGCTTTGATAGTGTGGGGGAAGAGGCTGAGAATTTGGGCGGGACCACTAAACTTTGCAACGACGTAA
- a CDS encoding hypothetical protein (EggNog:ENOG50KOG0255; COG:G; COG:M) — MPRVADRKSWRKPAAPPVEAPQTPPEAAPRSHYHTSQHHGHHHDPDPALDVELVDHTERLPLRSKRTRRLEEKLARKKRTATTPLCLEDMPFEILDAILLCCQPRDLFAMSRVSKGYRDFIKQEGSRIAKSIIERRYPCLAACFLRPVLLENIQDLGVRRHMGHPKVTSRVKGHMFHHIPTIRGELVCSCPTCYHRWNALGLLVDFAHWQDFLDKGEAIPRIAFGRRPVWNKVLLNRNMQVVLKGIRDPLWYARILEKHLESTTRAIRRQVLNKSNKRQHYRLTDQDLQEGTDHFLEAEGPPTIDYPFHRDSYYMLEAYLPNRSWIDGKWVYLPASLHERDVAGLINSLFPVPGKEEAEG, encoded by the coding sequence ATGCCCAGAGTCGCAGACCGAAAATCCTGGCGAAAgccagcagctcctccagtGGAAGCTCCCCAAACCCCGCCAGAAGCAGCGCCAAGATCCCACTATCACACCTCGCAACACCACGGCCACCATCACGACCCCGACCCAGCACTCGATGTGGAACTCGTTGATCACACCGAGAGGCTGCCACTTCGCTCGAAGCGCACTCGTCGTCTAGAGGAGAAGCTTGCCAGAAAAAAACGGACCGCGACCACCCCACTATGCTTGGAGGATATGCCGTTTGAGATCCTCGACGCCATCCTTTTGTGCTGTCAACCTCGCGATCTTTTCGCCATGTCACGTGTCTCAAAGGGCTACCGAGATTTCATCAAACAAGAAGGATCCCGAATCGCCAAATCCATCATCGAGCGGCGATATCCCTGTTTGGCAGCTTGTTTTCTTCGGCCTGTCCTTTTGGAAAACATTCAAGACTTGGGAGTCCGCAGGCACATGGGACATCCGAAAGTGACGAGCAGAGTCAAAGGTCACATGTTTCACCACATACCCACAATCCGAGGCGAGCTTGTCTGCAGCTGTCCGACATGCTATCATCGTTGGAACGCTCTTGGGCTGCTGGTCGACTTTGCACACTGGCAGGACTTTCTAGATAAAGGCGAAGCAATTCCACGCATAGCATTCGGGCGGCGTCCGGTGTGGAACAAGGTATTGCTAAACCGAAACATGCAGGTTGTTCTGAAGGGCATCCGCGATCCTCTTTGGTATGCTCGCATCCTCGAAAAGCACCTGGAGTCGACTACGCGCGCCATCCGACGCCAGGTGCtcaacaagagcaacaagcGCCAGCATTATCGACTCACTGACCAAGACCTACAAGAAGGAACCGACCACTTTCTCGAAGCCGAGGGGCCGCCTACCATCGACTATCCCTTCCACAGAGACAGTTACTACATGCTCGAAGCCTACCTGCCCAATCGCTCCTGGATTGATGGGAAATGGGTCTATCTACCAGCCAGCCTTCACGAGAGAGACGTCGCTGGTCTGATCAACAGTCTATTTCCTGTACCtggcaaagaagaagcagaagggtAG
- a CDS encoding hypothetical protein (COG:S; EggNog:ENOG503P227), with protein sequence MEDVYQHFGRHSLWDKHDVFKSPTFDVTEIWVDLEGKNKSLIQNRTISSPDVDNWLDEPFCQSLPSLSGTGTRAVRIVWVGQDVVVGGGRSGPSARILDQLAERWGLRSAMDYARSSFAGVSACPGRDNSAVFTVTYHPKLAVSWSYNITTIGAPRTHAVIFAEGEERAELSRILKSTWGPALATDAMFPALICSLLLAHELDSTLDDIKKVVREVEARTGHHRFTSRRETQPAAGELGQLSAQMSGCAAKLANGARKLKLVEEINHLISHHSSSPPLPAATQRNQTQPPNSASYRFYQTLPLQTETAQQPAGAPTAWVSLLSHRATMQQTELTYTQSRIDIQIRALFHLIAQQDNAIAFDTASATRSIAASSLQDSSSMKMLALVAMFFLPGSFIAALFSTPLFKWDEAAAAESGSTMRVGTRPQFALFWAVTVPITVAVFIMYGVWMWVVKKKDKRRRKKGLQVLV encoded by the coding sequence atgGAGGACGTCTACCAACACTTTGGACGGCACAGTCTTTGGGACAAGCACGATGTCTTCAAGTCCCCCACTTTTGATGTGACTGAAATATGGGTCGACTTGGAGGGCAAAAATAAAAGCCTTATTCAAAATCGAACGATCTCTTCGCCTGACGTCGACAACTGGCTCGACGAACCTTTTTGTCAGTcgctcccctccctttccgGGACAGGCACCCGGGCGGTCCGCATCGTGTGGGTTGGTCaagatgtggtggtgggagggggtcgtTCTGGTCCATCAGCCAGAATTCTGGATCAGCTGGCGGAGAGGTGGGGACTGCGGTCTGCAATGGACTATGCTCGCAGCTCCTTTGCTGGTGTCTCCGCATGCCCCGGCCGGGATAACTCCGCCGTCTTCACCGTCACCTATCACCCCAAGTTGGCAGTCTCATGGTCctacaacatcaccaccatcggaGCCCCTCGAACTCATGCTGTCATCTTTGctgaaggggaagagagggCCGAGTTGTCCCGTATTCTCAAGTCAACCTGGGGGCCGGCACTGGCCACCGATGCCATGTTCCCGGCTCTTATTTGCAGCTTACTACTGGCCCACGAGCTAGACAGCACCTTGGACGATATCAAAAAGGTGGTTCGTGAGGTGGAGGCTCGTACGGGACACCACAGATTCACTAGTCGAAGAGAAACACAGCCTGCGGCGGGGGAACTCGGTCAGCTGTCAGCTCAGATGAGCGGGTGCGCTGCCAAGCTGGCAAATGGTGCTCGCAAGCtgaagcttgtcgaggaaATCAACCATCTCATCAGTCACcactcttcctctcctccgctACCTGCAGCAACGCAACGTAATCAGACGCAACCACCGAATTCGGCCTCTTATCGCTTCTATCAAACCCTGCCCCTCCAAACGGAGACGGCACAACAGCCGGCTGGCGCGCCAACAGCATGGGTTTCCCTGCTCTCCCACCGTGCCACCATGCAGCAGACTGAGTTGACGTACACACAATCCCGCATCGACATCCAGATCCGGGCCCTCTTCCACCTGATTGCACAGCAAGACAACGCCATCGCTTTCGACACAGCCTCGGCGACTCGGAGCATCGCTGCTTCCAGCCTTCAGGACTCGAGCAGCATGAAGATGCTGGCTTTGGTAGCTATGTTCTTCCTGCCTGGTAGCTTCATCGCGGCACTATTCAGCACCCCGCTTTTCAAGTGGGATgaagcggcagcggcagagTCAGGGTCTACCATGAGGGTGGGGACAAGACCACAGTTTGCGCTCTTTTGGGCCGTTACTGTTCCCATCACGGTTGCGGTATTCATCATGTACGGGGTATGGATGTgggtggtcaagaagaaagacaagaggagaaggaagaagggtCTGCAGGTACTTGTGTGA
- a CDS encoding hypothetical protein (CAZy:AA7; EggNog:ENOG503P0WN; COG:C), which translates to MVHLPSVGLAVAVASGLLQTVTAAPQASTDSTSTASTTSFLGGLFDFLDVANLTVTHHNGKLYGCKCSPGQLCWPQQWKWNQLNTTVGGNLKLHIPPAASCYNTFTGPLGTVNTYDAAACADVHANWEDEMWTVEKPGAALWTYFTNETCRPTLNPTDSCTLGYYGVYVISATTRNHIKAGIDFARRNNIRLVIRNTGHDFIGRSTGAGSLIINTHSFQDVNWISSYAGPGSYSGPAVTIAAGVQGRSILEQGHAQVPPKVIVTGECPTVGVAGGFIQGGGHGPWTTLKGLSADNVLAFEAITASGHFVTANEAQNSDLFWALKGGGPSAFAVILSVTMKTFDDVSSAGATFYVNNTHIGFDNDAYWNATSIFHKWSNHFVDNGLYVYYELFPFTLRAQPFVAIGKTVAELNAIVAPMLAELTANGISYEWNPKSFPTFFDLYVDLFEAEAAGGSALTGGWLFDHNDVATNNDGIIEAFKTVFSPRPDIFSFIVGHLFNPGYGAPVSNSATHPSWRNATDFVITVLPVPLGASKAVKADYQNVLTNTIDQALRDASGSGATYVNEADPYQPNWQSHFWGSEYPRLKQIRKKWDPLGVFYSIATPGTEDWEVIQDTRLCKKL; encoded by the exons ATGGTCCACCTTCCTTCTGTTGGGCTGGCCGTTGCTGTCGCCTCTGGCCTTCTCCAGACCGTTACTGCCGCCCCTCAGGCCTCGACCGACAGCACCTCCACCGCGTCGACCACGTCCTTCCTCGGCGGTCTCTTTGACTTCTTGGACGTTGCCAACCTCACCGTCACCCACCACAACGGCAAGCTCTATGGCTGCAAGTGCTCGCCCGGTCAGCTCTGCTGGCCCCAGCAATGGAAGTGGAATCAGTTGAACACCACCGTGGGTGGCAACTTGAAACTTCACATACCCCCTGCTGCGTCGTGCTATAATACCTTCACCGGTCCCTTGGGCACTGTCAACACGTACGATGCTGCCGCCTGCGCTGACGTGCATGCCAACTGGGAGGATGAGATGTGGAC TGTTGAGAAGCCGGGTGCCGCCCTCTGGACATACTTCACCAACGAGACCTGCCGGCCCACTCTCAATCCCACCGACAGCTGCACGCTGGGCTACTATGGCGTTTATGTCATCTCTgccaccacccgcaaccacaTCAAGGCCGGCATTGACTTTGCTCGCCGCAACAACATCCGCCTAGTCATCCGCAACACCGGCCACGACTTTATCGGCCGCAGCACCGGTGCCGGttccctcatcatcaacacccacaGCTTCCAGGATGTCAACTGGATTTCGTCGTATGCCGGCCCCGGCTCGTACTCTGGTCCTGCCGTGACCATTGCTGCCGGTGTCCAGGGCCGCTCCATCTTGGAGCAGGGCCATGCTCAGGTTCCTCCCAAGGTGATTGTTACTGGCGAATGCCCAaccgttggtgttgctggtggcttCATCCAGGGCGGTGGCCACGGTCCCTGGACTACGCTCAAGGGTCTTTCTGCCGACAATGTTCTCGCCTTTGAGGCCATCACAGCGTCTGGCCACTTTGTCACTGCCAACGAGGCCCAAAACTCTGATCTTTTCTGGGCTCTCAAGGGCGGTGGTCCTTCGGCTTTTGCCGTCATCCTGTCCGTCACTATGAAGACGTTCGACGATGTCTCGTCTGCCGGTGCCACCTTCTatgtcaacaacacccacatTGGTTTTGACAATGACGCTTACTGGAACGCCACCAGCATCTTCCACAAGTGGTCCAACCACTTTGTCGACAATGGGCTCTATGTCTACTATGAgctcttccccttcaccctccgcGCTCAGCCTTTTGTCGCCATTGGAAAGACGGTCGCCGAGCTCAATGCCATTGTTGCCCCCATGCTTGCTGAGCTCACCGCCAACGGGATTTCCTATGAGTGGAACCCCAAGTCCTTCCCGACCTTCTTCGACCTCTATGTCGATCTtttcgaggccgaggctgccgGTGGTTCTGCCCTGACGGGTGGCTGGTTGTTTGATCACAATGACGttgccaccaacaacgacgGCATCATTGAGGCTTTCAAGACGGTCTTCTCGCCCCGCCCCGacatcttctccttcattGTCGGTCACTTGTTCAACCCCGGCTACGGCGCTCCTGTCAGCAACAGCGCTACCCACCCTTCGTGGCGCAATGCCACCGACTTTGTCATCACTGTCCTGCCCGTCCCTCTGGGTGCCAGCAAGGCGGTCAAGGCCGACTACCAGAACGTCTTGACCAACACCATTGATCAGGCGCTCCGCGACGCCTCGGGCTCTGGGGCCACCTATGTCAACGAGGCTGACCCTTACCAGCCCAACTGGCAGAGCCACTTCTGGGGCTCTGAGTACCCCCGCCTCAAGCAGATCCGCAAAAAGTGGGATCCCTTGGGAGTGTTTTACTCAATTGCCACCCCCGGCACCGAGGACTGGGAGGTTATCCAAGACACCAGACTCTGCAAGAAGCTTTAA